From the Solanum stenotomum isolate F172 chromosome 4, ASM1918654v1, whole genome shotgun sequence genome, one window contains:
- the LOC125861227 gene encoding probable serine/threonine-protein kinase At1g01540, translated as MSAFLNDEMSKKTSIFGLHLWVVVGICVGAAIVLVLFLISLWYTAKRNSSNPQIKNISTEIKEIRIDPSRTLPENPNSVPVADPLPEPEKETTQNSGGYQRIQIEMGKEHMVKPDRVGSGGGSGHGSGEVRSGEQGGITAPEVSHLGWGHWYTLRELEIATNFFAHENVIGEGGYGIVYRGVMEDNSYVAVKNLLNNRGQAEREFKVEVEAIGRVRHKNLVRLLGYCAEGAHRMLVYEYVDNGNLEQWLHGDVGPYSPLTWEIRMNIILGTAKGLTYLHEGLEPKVVHRDIKSSNILIDKQWNSKVSDFGLAKLLGSERSYITTRVMGTFGYVAPEYASTGMLNDRSDVYSFGILLMEIISGRNPVDYSRAPGEVNLVDWLKTMVSNRNSEGVLDPKMREKPSSRALKRALLVALRCVDPNAQKRPKMGHVIHMLEVDDFPFRDERRTVRENERSHHDEMKEKVMDKRIIDTGDSNGFESTVETNRSLLLKKEIDDEEHPGQVG; from the exons atgtcagcATTTTTGAATGATGAGATGTCCAAGAAAACATCAATTTTTGGTTTACACTTGTGGGTCGTTGTTGGAATTTGCGTTGGAGCAGCAATTGTTCTTGTTCTCTTCTTAATCTCACTTTGGTACACTGCTAAGCGGAATTCCAGCAACCCCCAAATAAAAAACATCTCTACGGAGATCAAAGAGATCCGAATTGACCCATCTCGGACTCTACCGGAAAACCCCAATTCGGTTCCGGTAGCAGACCCGCTACCGGAACCTGAAAAAGAAACGACCCAGAACTCAGGTGGGTATCAAAGAATTCAAATTGAGATGGGGAAGGAGCATATGGTTAAGCCTGATCGGGTCGGATCGGGTGGTGGGTCGGGTCATGGTAGTGGGGAGGTGCGTTCGGGTGAACAAGGTGGAATTACTGCACCTGAGGTTTCACATTTAGGGTGGGGTCATTGGTATACTCTGAGGGAGCTTGAAATTGCTACTAATTTTTTTGCTCATGAGAATGTTATTGGTGAGGGTGGCTATGGCATTGTTTACCGCGGAGTTATGGAAGATAATAGTTATGTTGCTGTTAAGAATTTGCTTAACAACAG GGGACAGGCAGAGAGGGAATTTAAGGTTGAAGTGGAAGCAATTGGTAGAGTACGGCACAAGAATTTAGTAAGGCTACTTGGTTACTGTGCTGAGGGAGCTCACAG GATGCTTGTGTACGAGTATGTGGACAATGGGAACTTAGAGCAGTGGCTCCATGGAGATGTAGGGCCATACAGTCCTCTTACATGGGAAATTCGGATGAATATTATCCTTGGAACAGCAAAAGG GTTGACCTATCTGCATGAGGGCCTCGAACCCAAAGTTGTTCACCGTGACATCAAGTCGAGCAATATTTTGATTGATAAGCAGTGGAATTCGAAAGTATCTGACTTTGGTTTAGCTAAGCTTTTGGGCTCAGAGAGGAGCTATATAACTACTCGGGTTATGGGAACGTTTGG CTATGTTGCTCCAGAATATGCTAGCACTGGCATGTTGAATGATAGAAGTGATGTTTATAGTTTTGGAATTCTTCTTATGGAGATTATTTCTGGAAGGAATCCTGTGGATTATAGCCGTGCTCCTGGAGAG GTCAATCTGGTTGATTGGCTTAAGACAATGGTTTCTAACCGTAATTCCGAGGGTGTTTTGGATCCCAAGATGCGGGAGAAGCCTTCTTCAAGAGCATTGAAACGTGCCCTTTTGGTAGCATTGCGCTGTGTAGACCCCAATGCTCAGAAGAGGCCAAAGATGGGGCATGTTATACACATGCTTGAGGTTGATGATTTTCCCTTCCGTGAT GAGCGAAGAACTGTAAGAGAAAATGAACGTTCACATCATGATGAAATGAAAGAGAAGGTAATGGATAAGCGCATAATTGATACAGGTGATAGCAATGGATTTGAAAGTACTGTTGAAACCAACCGATCTTTGTTGCTGAAGAAAGAAATTGATGATGAGGAGCATCCTGGCCAAGTGGGCTAA
- the LOC125863133 gene encoding uncharacterized protein LOC125863133 gives MALSISRRVLRSFASLNSLRPLSASNVKANILGDGVSCVESSVFRKDESLFLACRRYSTSLLTPDSSDGSFPSDLLSKKRFSTPEREIGLLQDLVIPVTNFNNEDKGFMCLAGDVFDVPIRKDIIHRVVRWQLAKRQQGTHSTKTISEVSGTGRKPWNQKGTGRARHGTLRGPQFRGGATMHGPKPRSHAIKLNKKVRRLGLKIALSARAAEGKLLVFEDLEIPSHKTKNVVNYFNQLENTKKLLVVDGGPISEKLKLATQNVHYVNVLPSIGLNVYSILLHDTLVMSRDAVNKIVERMHTPINR, from the exons ATGGCTTTGTCCATTTCGAGGAGGGTTTTGCGTTCTTTTGCTTCTTTGAACTCACTTCGACCACTTTCTGCTTCTAATG TGAAGGCTAATATTCTTGGGGATGGAGTGTCTTGTGTGGAATCTTCGGTCTTCAGAAAG GATGAATCATTGTTCCTCGCGTGTCGAAGATATTCAACTTCTTTGCTGACTCCTGATTCCAGTGATGGTTCATTTCCCTCGGATTTATTATCCAAGAAACGTTTCTCAACTCCAGAGCGTGAGATAG GGCTCCTTCAGGACCTGGTCATTCCAGTAACGAACTTCAATAATGAAGACAAGGGCTTTATGTGTTTGGCTGGTGATGTCTTTGATGTGCCAATCAGGAAAGATATTATTCATCGGGTTGTTAGATGGCAGCTTGCAAAACGGCAGCAG GGGACCCATTCAACTAAAACTATTAGTGAAGTTAGTGGGACTGGGAGAAAACCGTGGAATCAGAAGGGCACAGGGCGAGCGAGGCATGGAACACTCCGTGGTCCTCAG TTTCGAGGTGGTGCCACTATGCACGGTCCAAAACCACGAAGTCACGCAATCAAACTGAACAAGAAGGTTCGGCGGCTAGGATTGAAGATTGCACTATCAGCTCGTGCAGCTGAAGGAAAG CTTCTGGTTTTTGAGGATTTAGAGATTCCTTCGCACAAAACAAAAAACGTGGTGAACTATTTCAACCAATTGGAGAATACCAAGAAGCTTCTGGTGGTGGATGGTGGCCCAATCAGTGAAAAACTAAAGTTGGCTACTCAGAATGTACACTATGTCAATGTGTTGCCTTCAATT GGTCTAAACGTCTACAGTATTTTGCTACATGATACACTAGTCATGTCCCGTGATGCAGTGAATAAGATAGTCGAGAGGATGCACACTCCTATCAATCGCTAA
- the LOC125861204 gene encoding polyadenylate-binding protein 2-like codes for MAQIQVQHQTPVAGGNGVAVAAAAAGAAAAVAAPGGGVSNQFTSTSLYVGDLDFNITDSQLYDLFNHVGQVVSVRVCRDLSTRRSLGYGYVNYSNPSDAARAMELLNFTPVNGKSIRVMYSHRDPTLRKSGSANIFIKNLDKSIDNKALHDTFSSFGNILSCKIATDSNGQSKGYGFVQYDNEESAQGAIDKLNGMLMNDKQVYVGHFLRKQERESTTGMIKFNNVYVKNLAESATDDELKNVFGEFGSITSAVVMRDADGKSKGFGFVNFEDADDAAKAVEALNGKKFDEKEWYVGKAQKKSEREQELKNKFEQTAKEAVDKYQGVNLYVKNLDDTIDDEKLKELFAEFGTITSCKVMRDPSGISRGSGFVAFSTPEEASRALSEMNGKMIVSKPLYVALAQRKEERRAKLQAQFSQLRPVAMPPSLAPRMPIYPPGAPGIGQQLFYGQGPPALIPPQAGFGYQQQLVPGMRPGGAPMPNFFMPMVQQGQQGQRPGGRRGAGPVQQSQQPMPLMQQQMMPRGRMYRYPPGRNVPDGPMPGVAGGMLSVPYDMGGMLPRDAAMGQPVPISTLATALANAPPEQQRTMLGESLYPLVDQLEHEHAAKVTGMLLEMDQTEVLHLLESPEALKAKVSEAMDVLRNVQQATSSPADQLASLSLNDNLVS; via the exons aTGGCACAGATTCAGGTTCAGCATCAAACTCCAGTGGCCGGAGGAAATGGTGTGGCGGTTGCTGCTGCTGCCGCCGGTGCTGCCGCTGCTGTAGCGGCGCCCGGTGGAGGTGTGTCGAATCAGTTCACGTCCACGTCGTTGTATGTTGGAGACTTGGACTTTAACATAACTGATTCACAGCTGTATGATCTGTTCAACCATGTGGGTCAGGTTGTTTCTGTTAGGGTTTGTAGGGATCTTAGTACTCGGAGATCTCTTGGATATGGCTATGTTAACTACAGTAACCCATCCGATG CTGCAAGGGCAATGGAGTTGTTGAACTTCACTCCTGTCAATGGGAAGTCCATTAGGGTGATGTATTCTCATAGGGATCCCACTCTTCGTAAGAGTGGATCagcaaatatatttattaag AATTTGGACAAGTCAATTGACAACAAAGCTTTACATGACACCTTTTCAAGCTTTGGCAACATTCTTTCTTGCAAGATAGCTACTGATTCTAATGGTCAGTCAAAGGGTTATGGTTTTGTACAATATGACAATGAAGAATCTGCTCAAGGTGCCATAGATAAGTTAAATGGTATGTTGATGAATGATAAGCAAGTGTATGTTGGACACTTTCTTCGCAAACAGGAACGAGAATCTACAACTGGCATGATAAAATTTAACAATGTCTATGTGAAAAATTTGGCTGAATCTGCTACTGATGATGAGTTGAAGAATGTTTTTGGTGAGTTCGGAAGTATTACTAGTGCAGTAGTGATGAGGGATGCAGATGGTAAATCCAAGGGCTTTGGGTTTGTCAATTTTGAGGATGCAGATGATGCTGCTAAGGCTGTTGAAGCATTAAATggaaagaaatttgatgaaaaagaGTGGTATGTTGGGAAAGCACAGAAAAAATCTGAAAGAGAGCAAGAATTGAAAAACAAGTTCGAGCAAACTGCCAAGGAGGCTGTTGATAAATACCAAGGTGTTAATTTGTATGTAAAAAATTTGGATGACACCATTGATGATGAAAAGCTTAAGGAGCTTTTTGCAGAGTTTGGTACAATTACCTCATGCAAG GTTATGCGTGATCCAAGTGGAATCAGCAGGGGTTCTGGATTTGTTGCCTTCTCTACTCCTGAAGAAGCTTCCAGAGCT CTTTCTGAGATGAACGGCAAAATGATAGTTAGCAAACCACTCTATGTTGCACTAGCACAGCGGAAAGAGGAGAGAAGAGCAAAGTTGCAG GCACAATTTTCACAACTGCGACCAGTGGCAATGCCCCCATCACTTGCTCCTCGCATGCCAATTTACCCTCCTGGTGCTCCTGGGATTGGACAGCAACTATTTTATGGGCAAGGTCCCCCCGCTCTTATTCCTCCCCAG GCTGGGTTTGGCTATCAACAACAGCTTGTTCCTGGAATGCGCCCTGGAGGAGCTCCTATGCCAAACTTCTTCATGCCGATGGTTCAACAAGGACAACAGGGCCAGCGCCCAGGTGGTCGACGAGGAGCAGGGCCTGTGCAACAATCTCAACAGCCTATGCCCTTGATGCAGCAGCAG ATGATGCCAAGAGGAAGAATGTACCGCTATCCACCTGGACGTAATGTGCCAGATGGGCCAATGCCAGGTGTTGCTGGTGGTATGCTCTCTGTTCCATATGATATGGGTGGTATGCTTCCTCGTGATGCTGCTATGGGACAGCCTGTGCCAATTTCTACATTGGCTACTGCCCTTGCAAATGCACCACCTGAGCAGCAGAGGACG ATGTTGGGTGAAAGTTTGTACCCACTTGTTGATCAGCTAGAGCACGAGCATGCTGCGAAGGTTACGGGCATGCTTCTTGAAATGGACCAGACCGAGGTTTTGCATCTGCTTGAATCACCGGAGGCTTTGAAGGCTAAAGTTTCTGAGGCTATGGATGTCCTGAGGAATGTTCAACAGGCAACCAGCAGCCCGGCTGACCAACTTGCCTCGCTTTCCCTCAATGACAACCTTGTTTCTTAG
- the LOC125861226 gene encoding probable E3 ubiquitin-protein ligase RHG1A, with protein MQGKQNTVGSLQETLGFNHGSTPSEGGVDQQICWNNLQNSAQNHLPDYMVSSNATNIPLFNPMSQERQNVTRGSLGESSSSIAPNCASQSEQKADHGWSSAMTTYHGPSLICNEQQCGSSNIMSLNDFFSQGSSSSTIPHEINRNPAFEGCSDNDDDGCQVMECTPYNSVRPGKERMSSACTYLGNGCSTDDSGDGRLESSPDSRRFCKRKTLEGYLAQSSGSGSSDYIPLAENSIWHSGPASHSMSTGANISAPTESVRSINMSEHVIPRLGLTMGGAAAVTPVGTPASRSAESSHRNFRVRFDGSLQQDYLPSNIFPDVDNVGNVNRSSEQQLPELLPNTPLDLRSVPAADSGNTQRQPVVMHVSSLHRGAQTRWSSASSSRTGSSSSSARERNSATFEEPNSRSVSRNISQHPMFIPSTNGRNLNQNPASLNLAGRNVSVAGNVASSSGVHASSPNRVLHRSPQYHRRLSELVRRSLLSPASTGSGGVNSNSRPLRLSSPISQEMALPGNHEHRTSSSVERHLDDAIGLSNSSRTLAAAREGRSRLVTEIRHVLDLMRRGEGLSVEDVMILDQSVFFGMPDIRDRHRDMRLDVDNMSYEELLALGERIGDVCTGLSEETISSRLKQRNFISIKREQPEEAEPCCICREEYNNGDGLGTLECGHDFHTDCIKQWLMQKNLCPVCKTTGLTT; from the exons ATGCAGGGGAAACAGAATACCGTTGGTTCCCTCCAAGAAACTTTAGGCTTTAATCATGGTTCGACGCCTAGTGAAGGTGGTGTAGATCAGCAGATATGTTGGAATAATTTGCAAAATTCTGCACAGAATCACCTGCCAGATTATATGGTTTCTTCTAATGCGACTAATATTCCATTGTTCAATCCTATGAGCCAAGAGAGACAGAATGTAACCAGGGGGAGTTTAGGAGAATCCAGCTCCTCTATTGCACCGAATTGTGCAAGTCAGAGTGAACAGAAAGCAGATCATGGATGGTCATCCGCAATGACTACATATCATGGACCTTCACTGATCTGTAACGAACAGCAATGTGGGTCTTCTAACATTATGTcattgaatgattttttttctcaaggTTCTAGTTCTAGCACCATTCCTCATGAAATCAACAGGAATCCAGCATTTGAGGGGTGCAGTGACAACGATGACGATGGCTGTCAAGTGATGGAGTGTACTCCATACAATTCTGTTAGACCAGGAAAAGAGCGAATGTCATCTGCTTGTACTTATTTAGGTAATGGGTGTTCGACGGATGATAGTGGTGATGGCAGGCTAGAAAGTTCTCCGGATTCTAGGCGCTTTTGTAAGAGAAAAACACTTGAAGGATATCTAGCACAATCTTCAGGAAGTGGAAGTTCTGATTATATTCCTCTTGCTGAAAATAGCATATGGCATTCTGGACCTGCATCACATAGTATGAGTACAGGTGCAAATATCTCTGCTCCAACAGAAAGTGTCAGAAGCATCAATATGTCAGAGCATGTGATCCCAAGACTTGGGCTTACCATGGGAGGAGCCGCTGCGGTAACTCCTGTTGGTACTCCGGCTTCAAGAAGTGCAGAAAGTTCTCATAGAAATTTCAGGGTGAGGTTTGATGGCTCACTTCAGCAAGATTATCTTCCCAGTAATATCTTTCCTGATGTGGATAATGTTGGAAATGTTAATCGGTCATCTGAACAGCAATTACCAGAGCTACTTCCTAATACCCCTTTGGATTTGAGGTCTGTGCCTGCTGCAGACAGTGGAAATACTCAAAGGCAGCCTGTTGTAATGCATGTTTCTTCTCTGCATCGAGGTGCACAGACTAGGTGGAGTTCAGCATCAAGTTCCAGAACTGGCAGTTCATCAAGTTCTGCTCGAGAGAGAAATTCAGCAACATTTGAAGAGCCTAACTCAAGAAGTGTGTCAAGAAACATCTCACAACATCCTATGTTCATACCTTCAACTAATGGGAGAAACTTGAACCAAAATCCTGCCAGCTTGAATTTAGCTGGAAGAAATGTTTCTGTTGCTGGAAATGTCGCATCCAGTTCAGGGGTCCACGCTTCTTCTCCTAATAGAGTTCTCCACAGATCTCCTCAATATCACCGGAGGCTGTCAGAATTAGTTCGTAGATCTTTGTTGTCTCCAGCTAGCACTGGATCTGGAGGTGTTAATAGTAATAGTCGTCCACTACGTTTGAGTTCTCCTATCTCACAGGAGATGGCACTTCCTGGAAACCATGAGCATCGTACATCGAGTTCAGTGGAGCGACATCTTGATGATGCTATAGGACTCTCCAATTCCTCGAGGACTTTGGCTGCTGCACGGGAAGGAAGAAGTAGGCTAGTCACTGAG ATTCGCCATGTGTTAGATCTTATGCGCAGGGGGGAAGGGCTAAGTGTTGAG GATGTAATGATCCTTGATCAGTCGGTCTTCTTTGGGATGCCGGATATTCGAGATCGCCACAGGGATATGCGTCTTGATGTTGATAATATGTCATACGAG GAGTTATTGGCACTCGGAGAGCGCATTGGGGATGTTTGCACCGGGCTAAGTGAGGAAACTATTTCAAGTCGTTTGAAGCAGCGCAACTTTATTAGCATAAAAAGAGAACAACCCGAGGAAGCAGAACCATGCTGCATATGCCGG GAGGAATATAACAACGGAGATGGTCTTGGAACACTAGAGTGTGGACATGATTTCCATACAGACTGCATTAAGCAATGGCTCATGCAGAAGAATTTATGCCCGGTATGCAAGACGACGGGGCTTACTACATGA